TGAGCGCCGCGCAATTGCTGGCTGCGCTGGACGATCCCGGTTCGCTGCCGGAGAAATCGGTGGTGCGCCAGGCCGCCATGTTTTGCGCTGCGCGCTATCTGGGTCGGGAAACTGCCAAGGGCCGTCCGCTGGATGCCGTGGCACGCTTTCACCTTGGCAACGGTGCGCGCGTGGAGCGCCTGAACTGGGCGGCGGACCTGTCGTCCAAGGGGCTCAAGCAATCCATGGGGCTGATGGTCAACTATCTGTATGACCTCAAGCGCCTGGACAAGCACCGCAGCCTGTTGGCGCAGAGCAAGATTCCCGTTTCCTCGGAGATCGAATCGCTGTGCAAGGGTTGAGTGCATCGCGGCTCGCGCTGCACCCGGCCTGAGCCGGCTTGTTGCTGCTGCGTCTTCCAACCACAAGCCCGGCTGCAGCGATGCTGCTGACCGGGCGCGCAGAGGAGACATCGATGCAGGATTCTTGGGAAAAGAGCGTGGGATTGCAGCGGCGCACGCTGCTTAGGTCGACGGGGGCGATGCTGGCGGCCGGGGCATCGGGCTGGACGGGCATGGCCCAGGCATCGGATTGGCCGAGCAGGCCTGTCAATCTGATCGTGCCTTTTCCTGCCGGCGGCGGCACCGACACCTTTGCCAGGCCGTTCTCTGCCCAGTTCGCCAAGACCTCGGGCAAGACCCTGGTGATAGACAACCGCGGTGGCGCGGGCGGCACGCTGGGGGCCAGCATTGCGGCCAAGGCCGCACCCGACGGCTACAACTTCTTCATGGGCGGCACCCACCATGTGATTGCGCCATCGGTCTACCCCAAGCTCGAATACGATCTGGAGCGCGACTTCATTCCGCTGGCGCTGCTGGCCAGCGTGTCGCAGGTCGTGGTGGTCAATCCCAAGAAGGTGACGCATGCCAGCTTGCAGGCTCTTGTACAGGACCTGCGTGCCAACCCCGGCAAGTACAACTATGCCTCGGCAGGGCCGGGTTCCTCGCACCATCTGGCTGGCGAGTTGTTCAAGCTGCAGACCAAGACCCAGATCACCCATATCCCCTACAAAGGCGCAGGGCCTGCGCTGCAGGACCTGATTGCCGGCAATGTGGACATGCTGTTCGATGGCCTGGGCTCATCGGCCCAGCATATCAAGGGCGGCCGCATCAAGGCCTTGATGGTGGCGGGCGCCAAGCGCAACCCCGCCTTCCCCGATGTGCCCAGCGCGGCCGAGTGCGGCCTGCCGGACTTCACCGTCACCACCTGGTATGGGCTATGGGCGCCCAAGGGAACGCCTGCTGCCGTGCAGCAGCAGATGCTGGACGAGGTGCGCAAGATCGGTGCCGCTGAGGACATCAAGGCGGCCTGGGCCAAGAATGGCGCCGATTACGGCCAGCTGAGCCAGCCGCAGTTTGCCGCCATGGTGCAAAGCGAGATCCAGCGCTGGGCCCATGTGGTCAAGGCGGCGAATGTGAAGATTGACTCCTGAGCCCGCTGGCTGCTTTAC
This region of Comamonas thiooxydans genomic DNA includes:
- a CDS encoding tripartite tricarboxylate transporter substrate binding protein — its product is MQDSWEKSVGLQRRTLLRSTGAMLAAGASGWTGMAQASDWPSRPVNLIVPFPAGGGTDTFARPFSAQFAKTSGKTLVIDNRGGAGGTLGASIAAKAAPDGYNFFMGGTHHVIAPSVYPKLEYDLERDFIPLALLASVSQVVVVNPKKVTHASLQALVQDLRANPGKYNYASAGPGSSHHLAGELFKLQTKTQITHIPYKGAGPALQDLIAGNVDMLFDGLGSSAQHIKGGRIKALMVAGAKRNPAFPDVPSAAECGLPDFTVTTWYGLWAPKGTPAAVQQQMLDEVRKIGAAEDIKAAWAKNGADYGQLSQPQFAAMVQSEIQRWAHVVKAANVKIDS